GGACCGGACATCCCGGCGCGCTCACCGGCTTGGTCCGTGCTCAGGCCGGTCGCGTTGCGCAGTTGCTTCAGCTCCCTGCGCAGGCGCCGGGCGCGGACCGTCGATCCCAGCTTCCGAGACATTCGTGCATCTCCTCCTTGCACTGAGACCTTAGTTGGCTCCCAAGGCGCCCTTGGCCACCCCTCCGGACAGAAACAGGCGCTTCAATATTCTTGAAGCGCTTCACAAATTACATGACTTCTTCTAATCTGACGCTACGGGTTCACCTTGCGTCATGCGGCGATAACCCGAAAATCCCTGTTGGCGCCCAACCACATAGGAGTCCTCATGCCCACCGACATCACCCTCGGCGGTCGCCCGCCCACTCCCTGCGAGGTCAAGCGGCGGCTCCTGGCCGCCCTTTCCGAGGAGGTGAACCTTCGGGGTGGTCGCGCCCTTCTCTCCCTCGCGCACGACGGGGGTCCCCTGCTCTACGTGCGAGCCCACTCCGGGACCGTGATCGTCGTGGCGGCCGAGACTCCTCGCGGCTGGGCGTTCGTCTGGCCCGGCGGGCAGAGCGACGCCGCGGACCCCCGCCTCTCCGCCCGGCACCTCACCGCGCCCCGCCGGATGCCGCGTCCCCCGTTTCGGCCCGCCCGGCGTGCGCACCTGAAGGCGGTGGCCTGACGATGACCGGGCACTCCGCCTTCGCCGTCAACACCGAGCGCTCCTTCCCCGGCACCTGCCAGGGCCTGCGCCGCTCCCGCCGCTTCCTGCGATGGGGAATCGCGGAGGTCTACCCGCGCCAGGTCGACGACGCCGAACTCTGCCTCTCCGAGGCCTTCACCAACGCCGTCAAGCACACCCTCAGCGGCCGCCCCGGCGGCCGGGTCACCGTCCGCGCCTACGCCCTCACCTGCGGCCCGCTCTACGTCGACGTCCTCGACCAGGGGCCCGTCAACGGCACCGACCGCCCGGCCGTCGATCCCAGGGCGTGCGACCTCGACGCCGAGCACGGCCGCGGCCTCCACCTCATCCACGAACTGACGCGCTACTGGACCTACCTGCCCGGCCGCGCCCACGGCTGCCTGTGCCTGACCTTCGACGTCCCGGCCCTCCCCCGAAGAACCGCCGCCGCGTGAGCGGACCCATCGACGCCCACGGCCACGCAACGAGCCCGGCCCCGCCTCCGGAGGAGGCGGGGCCGGAGCCGCGGAACTGAACCGGGCCGACGGGGCGTCCACGTCTCACGTGCGGAAGGCGGCCCAGCTCTTGGCCATGCGTTCGGCCTGGCCCTCGGTGAACTCGAAGAGGCACTTGTCGTCGCTGTAGTTCATGAAGTTGTGGATGGGGTCCTCGCCCGGGCGTTCGGTGCAGGTGTCGCGGCCCTCGGGGCAGCCCGACGACTGCTCCCGCTCGTAGGGGGTGTCGTCGACGTAGTCGCCCGGCTCCTCGCAGCCGTTCTGGAAGGTGTGGAACAGGCCCAGCCAGTGCCCGGTCTCATGCGTGCCGGTGTGGCCGAGGTCGAACTTGTCCCGGCCGCCCCCGGGCACCGTGCGGTAGTCGATGACGACGCCGTCGCTGCGCGAATTGGACTCGTAGTCCTGCGGGAACGTCGACCGGCCGAGCAGTCCCTGCCCCATGTCGATGGAGTAGAGGTTGAGGACACCGGCGTCGCCCTGGCGCAGCTCGCGCTTGATGGCCTGCTCGTTGGCGCCGAAGTCGCCGAACCACGCGTCGTTGGCCGTGCGGGTGACCTTGGCCAGTTCGAACCGGAACCCGGTGTCGACGCCGCCGTAGTCACCGCCGAACCCGCGGTTCATCACGGCGATCTGCTCGCCGATCGTGGCGTTGTCGATGTCGCCGGTGCCGTCCTCGGCGGAGACCACGTGGAACACGACCGGGATCGTCTCGGGCTGCCCGGAATCGGGCGTCCGCTGCGCGATGGGGGCCGCGTTCAACTGCCGGTCGAGCTCGGCGGCCTCCTGCGAGGTGAGCGCGCTGGGATCGTGGGCTTCGGGGTCGGCCAGCCGGGCCGCGCTCGTCCCGGGTTCGCACAATCGGTCAGCCGGGAAGGCCCCGGATGCGCGTTCCGACTGCACCGGTGGAGCCTGCGCCGCGGTGGTCGCGACCGCTCCGGCCAGCGCCGCCGCGCCGACCAGCAGACCGCCCCAAGTGCCGATGTTTCGACGGCTTCGCCCGCTTTCCCCGATATACATAGCAACAGCATGTAGTCATCCGGTAACCCATGGCTAGATCCCGCGCGTCCTAATCGTGCAGTATTTACGGTGTTCTTGCGGTGATGCGCACGATTTTGTCAACCTCTGCACCCTTGGGGAGGTGCCCGGTTCCGGATTGCGGGTAGTGCTCCTCGCGGTCGCAGCGCCACCCCGCGGCCGTCAGCACCGAGTCACCGACCGCCGGACTCCGACCACCGGTCACGAGACTCCGGCTCCGGCCGCAGGCCGCCGGTTCACCGTCCCCCGGTGGCCCAGCTCCGGAGTTTGGCGATGCGCTTGCGCACCTGCTCGGCGGTGGCCTGGGCGATCGGCGGCCCCCCGCAGGCGCGGCGCAGCTCGTTGTGGATCATGCCGTGCGGCTGGCCGGTCCGGTGGTGCCAGGCGCCGACGAGGCCGTTCAGCTCCTTGCGCAGGTCGGCCATCACCTCGTGCTCCGGGGCCTGCTTCGGCTCCTCCTTGGGAGCCTTGCGCTCACCGGCCCGCTGCTCGGCGTTGCGCTTGTTCAGCAGCTTCGCCACCTGCTCCGGCTCCAGCAGGCCGGGCAGCCCGAGGAAGTCCTCCTCCTCGGGCGAACCCGGCGCGCCGCCGCCGAACTCGCCGCCGTCGTAGAGCGCGCGGTCGAACTCGGCCGAGGCCTCCATCGTCTCGAAGGGCAACTCCTCCCCGGCGTCGGGGGTGTCGCGCTTCTTGCGGGCCTCGTCGACGAGGTCCTGCTCGGGGTTGAACTCCCCCTCCTTGATGGGGCGGTCCAGCGCGTGGTCGCGCTCGCGCTCCATCTCCCCCGCGTACTCCAGCAGCGTGGGCACCGACGGCAGGAACACCGACGCCATCTCGCCGCGCCGGCGCACCCGCACGAAGCGGCCGACCACCTGGGCGAAGAACAGCGCGGTGCTGGTCGAGGTGGCGTAGACCCCGACCATGAGCCGGGGCACGTCGACGCCCTCCGACACCATCCGCACCGCGACCATCCAGCGGTCCTCGGACTCGGCGAACCGCTTGATCTTGCGGCTCGCCGTGGGGTCGTCGGACAGCACGACGGTGGCGCCCCGCCCGGTGATCTGGCGCAGGATGCGCGCGTAGGCGCGGGCGTTCTCGTGGTCGCTGGCGATGACCAGCCCACCGGCGTCGGGGCTGGTGCTGCGGACCTGGGTGAGCCTGCGGTCGGCCGCTGCCAGCACCTTCTTGATCCAGTCGCCCTTGGGGTCCAGCGCGGCCCGCCACGCCTGCGCCAGGGCGTCCTGGGTGAGCGGTTCACCGAGCCGGGCGGCGAGCTCGTCGCCGGCCTTGGTGCGCCAGCGCATCTCACCGGAGTAGGCCATGAAGATGACCGGCCGCACCACGCCGTCGGCCAGCGCGGGCGCGTAGCCGTAGCTGTAGTCCCAGGAGCAGCGACGCACGCCGTTGTGGTCCTGGACGTAGTCGACGAACGGGATCGGGTTGACGTCGGAGCGGAACGGGGTGCCGGTCAGCGCCAGCCGGCGGGCCGCGGGGTCGAACGCCTCGCGGACCGCCTCGCCCCACGACAGCGCGTCGCCGGCGTGGTGGACCTCGTCGAAGACGACCAGCGTGCGGCGGGCCTCGGTGCGGTTGCGGTGCAGCATCGGGTGCGCCGCGACCTGGGCGTAGGTGACCGCGGCGCCGATGAACTGCTTGCCCAGCGCGCCCTGGCCGTTCTTGAACTCCGGGTCGAGCGGGATGCCGAACCGGGCCGCGGCGTCGGCCCACTGCTTCTTCAGGTGCTCGGTGGGGCAGACCACGGTGATCGAGCGGATCACGTGCCGGGCCAGCAGCTCACTGGCGAGCGTCAGCGCGAACGTGGTCTTGCCGGCCCCGGGGGTGGCCACCGCCAGGAAGTCGCGCGGCTCGCGCCGGAAGTACTCCTCAAAAGCCTCGCGCTGCCACGCGCGCAGACCCCGAAGCCGTTCACCCGTGTTGTTCTCGACAAGCGTCA
This sequence is a window from Spinactinospora alkalitolerans. Protein-coding genes within it:
- a CDS encoding ATP-binding protein, encoding MTGHSAFAVNTERSFPGTCQGLRRSRRFLRWGIAEVYPRQVDDAELCLSEAFTNAVKHTLSGRPGGRVTVRAYALTCGPLYVDVLDQGPVNGTDRPAVDPRACDLDAEHGRGLHLIHELTRYWTYLPGRAHGCLCLTFDVPALPRRTAAA
- a CDS encoding zinc metalloprotease, whose translation is MYIGESGRSRRNIGTWGGLLVGAAALAGAVATTAAQAPPVQSERASGAFPADRLCEPGTSAARLADPEAHDPSALTSQEAAELDRQLNAAPIAQRTPDSGQPETIPVVFHVVSAEDGTGDIDNATIGEQIAVMNRGFGGDYGGVDTGFRFELAKVTRTANDAWFGDFGANEQAIKRELRQGDAGVLNLYSIDMGQGLLGRSTFPQDYESNSRSDGVVIDYRTVPGGGRDKFDLGHTGTHETGHWLGLFHTFQNGCEEPGDYVDDTPYEREQSSGCPEGRDTCTERPGEDPIHNFMNYSDDKCLFEFTEGQAERMAKSWAAFRT
- a CDS encoding DEAD/DEAH box helicase; the protein is MTLVENNTGERLRGLRAWQREAFEEYFRREPRDFLAVATPGAGKTTFALTLASELLARHVIRSITVVCPTEHLKKQWADAAARFGIPLDPEFKNGQGALGKQFIGAAVTYAQVAAHPMLHRNRTEARRTLVVFDEVHHAGDALSWGEAVREAFDPAARRLALTGTPFRSDVNPIPFVDYVQDHNGVRRCSWDYSYGYAPALADGVVRPVIFMAYSGEMRWRTKAGDELAARLGEPLTQDALAQAWRAALDPKGDWIKKVLAAADRRLTQVRSTSPDAGGLVIASDHENARAYARILRQITGRGATVVLSDDPTASRKIKRFAESEDRWMVAVRMVSEGVDVPRLMVGVYATSTSTALFFAQVVGRFVRVRRRGEMASVFLPSVPTLLEYAGEMERERDHALDRPIKEGEFNPEQDLVDEARKKRDTPDAGEELPFETMEASAEFDRALYDGGEFGGGAPGSPEEEDFLGLPGLLEPEQVAKLLNKRNAEQRAGERKAPKEEPKQAPEHEVMADLRKELNGLVGAWHHRTGQPHGMIHNELRRACGGPPIAQATAEQVRKRIAKLRSWATGGR